The Methanobacterium sp. BAmetb5 genome includes a region encoding these proteins:
- the cysS gene encoding cysteine--tRNA ligase, with amino-acid sequence MIKVYNTLTRKKELFKPREGNRVKLFVCGPTVYDNSHIGHARTYISFDVIARYLKYRGYSVFYLQNITDVDDKIIKRAIETGTEPIQLAREFENKYIEDMETLGVENVNLYARATEHLPEIIAQIETLLDKGFAYETENGVYFNESKFPDFGKLSNRNLEDLNVHRINPDTSKRNPGDFALWKKKDDEPNWDSPWGTGRPGWHIEDTAITEEYFGAQYDIHGGGLDLIFPHHEAEIAQMESVSGKKPMVRYWIHTGFLNVKGEKMSKSLGNFITIKDLLKEYPPEVFRFFVLSTHYRSPIDFSQEILEQSQNGLKRIYKLTETIDGLLKSDIPQNSTKDTEHQKLLQDTRENFLEAMDNDFNTPFALSSLFDFIRDMNRDINELNISKNTLINVKEFINEIGNILGFEFVLNKSHEDVTGELVDILTEVRERLRAKKDYELSDEIRSKLNDLNIVIEDRKN; translated from the coding sequence ATGATAAAAGTATACAACACTCTAACCCGTAAAAAAGAGCTTTTTAAACCACGCGAAGGAAACCGGGTGAAACTCTTTGTTTGCGGGCCAACAGTTTACGATAACTCACACATTGGTCACGCCCGGACCTATATTTCCTTTGATGTTATTGCCCGCTACCTGAAATACCGAGGTTACAGTGTTTTTTACCTGCAAAACATCACTGATGTGGATGATAAAATCATTAAACGAGCCATTGAAACCGGGACAGAACCCATTCAACTAGCCCGGGAATTTGAAAATAAATACATTGAAGATATGGAGACACTGGGTGTGGAAAATGTAAATCTCTACGCCCGGGCCACAGAACACCTTCCGGAGATCATTGCCCAGATAGAAACCCTCCTGGATAAAGGATTCGCCTACGAAACTGAAAATGGAGTGTACTTCAATGAATCAAAGTTCCCCGACTTTGGTAAACTCTCTAACCGCAACCTTGAGGATCTTAATGTTCACCGCATCAACCCCGACACCAGCAAGCGTAACCCTGGAGATTTCGCCCTGTGGAAAAAGAAAGATGATGAACCTAACTGGGATTCTCCCTGGGGTACAGGACGACCCGGATGGCACATAGAAGACACCGCCATAACTGAAGAATACTTCGGAGCCCAGTACGACATACATGGAGGTGGGCTGGATCTAATATTCCCCCATCATGAAGCCGAAATAGCCCAGATGGAATCAGTTTCAGGGAAAAAACCCATGGTCCGCTACTGGATCCACACCGGTTTTTTAAATGTGAAGGGTGAGAAAATGTCCAAATCACTGGGTAACTTCATCACCATCAAAGACTTGCTGAAAGAATATCCACCAGAGGTATTCCGTTTCTTCGTCCTCTCCACCCATTACCGCAGCCCCATTGATTTCAGTCAGGAAATACTGGAGCAATCCCAGAATGGGCTTAAAAGAATATACAAACTTACCGAGACCATTGATGGCCTTCTAAAAAGTGATATTCCCCAAAACAGTACCAAAGACACAGAACACCAGAAGTTACTCCAGGATACCCGAGAAAATTTCCTTGAAGCCATGGACAATGATTTTAACACACCATTTGCCCTTTCATCCCTTTTTGATTTTATAAGAGACATGAACCGAGATATAAACGAATTAAATATCTCAAAAAACACATTAATCAATGTTAAAGAATTTATAAACGAAATTGGTAACATTTTAGGTTTTGAATTTGTTTTAAATAAATCCCATGAGGATGTTACTGGTGAACTGGTGGATATTCTCACTGAAGTCCGGGAAAGACTGCGAGCAAAAAAAGATTATGAGCTTTCAGATGAAATACGAAGCAAATTAAATGACTTAAACATAGTTATAGAAGACCGAAAGAATTAA
- a CDS encoding GMC family oxidoreductase N-terminal domain-containing protein, protein MIYDVIVVGTGAGGSTVARELSIKGLDVLILEKGEFIPSGSAVTGIKTADLILNQDEVKIPEYEFLKYPGELMYIEGVGGTTPVSLANACYACTTCYSNSPTAQFKIHDLELFEELMEASRDLKVGPLPQTRTGPVTRKIWDAAEKLGYFVEPMPKFIDYSKCNNCGLCIAGCTRGAKWDATDFVNDAVQAGAKLVPDFTVKKVLQNEGKCYGVEGVDSQGDTKTYQAQKVILAAGALNTPKILINSQITAGVGEGLFTDLFITVGGFLKDAKLNQEIPMGIKSEFGAYFLSPHFSSQLIHLMVEKGFVAQNDDVVGLMVKIADEANGSLNDDGSITKTLTSWDLKLLTEGYDKAVEILTEIGVDPSSIVATPIRGAHPGGTAAMGKVVDRSLETEITDLFIADASVIPQAPGRPPILTITSLAKRLAKNIIQETVQLKN, encoded by the coding sequence ATGATTTACGATGTTATTGTAGTGGGAACAGGCGCCGGCGGATCAACCGTAGCGCGTGAGCTCTCAATTAAAGGTCTTGATGTTTTAATACTGGAAAAAGGAGAGTTTATACCTTCTGGTTCTGCAGTCACCGGGATAAAAACTGCTGATCTTATTCTAAACCAGGATGAGGTAAAAATCCCAGAATACGAATTCCTTAAATATCCAGGAGAACTGATGTACATTGAAGGTGTGGGGGGAACAACCCCAGTTTCACTGGCCAATGCCTGTTACGCCTGTACCACATGTTACTCCAACTCACCCACCGCCCAGTTCAAGATCCATGATCTGGAACTTTTTGAAGAACTCATGGAAGCCAGCCGTGACCTGAAGGTAGGTCCACTTCCCCAGACACGGACTGGGCCTGTAACCCGCAAAATATGGGATGCTGCTGAAAAACTGGGCTACTTTGTAGAACCCATGCCCAAATTCATTGATTATTCCAAATGTAATAACTGTGGTCTCTGTATTGCGGGATGCACACGTGGAGCAAAATGGGACGCCACAGACTTTGTTAACGATGCTGTGCAGGCCGGTGCCAAACTGGTACCTGATTTTACAGTTAAAAAAGTACTGCAAAATGAAGGGAAGTGTTACGGAGTGGAGGGTGTTGACAGCCAGGGAGATACTAAAACCTACCAGGCCCAGAAGGTCATACTCGCTGCTGGTGCACTGAATACTCCTAAAATTTTAATAAACAGCCAAATAACAGCCGGAGTGGGCGAAGGCCTCTTCACGGATTTATTCATCACTGTGGGAGGTTTTCTAAAAGATGCTAAACTGAATCAGGAGATACCGATGGGTATTAAATCAGAATTTGGAGCTTACTTCCTATCACCACACTTCTCCAGCCAGCTCATCCATTTAATGGTAGAAAAGGGCTTTGTTGCCCAGAATGATGATGTGGTGGGTTTAATGGTTAAGATTGCCGATGAAGCCAATGGTTCCCTGAATGATGATGGCTCCATTACCAAAACCCTGACCAGTTGGGATCTGAAACTATTAACCGAAGGTTATGATAAAGCTGTGGAAATACTCACCGAGATCGGTGTGGATCCTTCTTCAATTGTGGCTACACCTATAAGAGGAGCACACCCCGGGGGAACTGCCGCTATGGGCAAAGTAGTTGACCGGTCCCTGGAAACTGAAATAACAGATCTTTTCATCGCCGATGCCAGTGTTATACCCCAGGCACCAGGACGACCACCCATATTAACTATAACCTCACTGGCCAAAAGACTGGCCAAAAATATTATTCAGGAGACTGTTCAACTAAAGAATTAA
- the hdrC gene encoding ferredoxin:CoB-CoM heterodisulfide reductase subunit HdrC — MRTLKLNEDSSKLAKEVIGDLKASPSLELFKCIQCGMCTSLCPGARYSDYNPREMVKRVLDGDESVIYDDDIWNCFYCYTCNSVCPANNSASVVNQILRQKAINEGKQTDRLSAFLTYGDSFLEIGIGSIPAAFFDVLIKDFGPEWLDLKMNLDDVRKELGLGPVTLPEDSVEEINEILKITGFTRKMEKIRGSP, encoded by the coding sequence ATGAGAACTCTCAAACTCAATGAAGATTCTTCTAAACTTGCCAAAGAAGTAATTGGCGATTTAAAAGCTTCTCCTTCCCTTGAACTCTTTAAATGCATACAGTGTGGAATGTGCACTTCACTGTGCCCTGGGGCGCGTTACAGTGATTACAATCCCCGAGAAATGGTTAAAAGAGTACTGGATGGAGATGAAAGTGTCATCTATGATGATGATATATGGAACTGTTTCTACTGTTACACTTGTAACAGTGTTTGTCCGGCCAACAACAGCGCCAGTGTGGTAAACCAGATCCTGAGACAGAAGGCTATTAATGAAGGAAAACAAACTGATAGGCTTTCTGCATTCTTAACCTACGGTGATAGCTTCCTGGAAATAGGGATAGGTTCTATCCCTGCCGCTTTTTTCGATGTGCTGATCAAGGACTTTGGACCGGAATGGCTTGATCTTAAAATGAACCTGGATGACGTGCGGAAGGAATTAGGACTGGGACCAGTGACCCTGCCGGAAGATTCCGTTGAAGAAATAAACGAAATTCTCAAAATAACGGGTTTCACTCGTAAAATGGAGAAAATAAGGGGATCCCCATGA
- the hdrB gene encoding ferredoxin:CoB-CoM heterodisulfide reductase subunit HdrB, whose protein sequence is MKKIPDKDILLFKSCLVSVEYPGVESSTAFLFDKLGVGYHRDQRQSCCTGLGHYYDLFDQLSTTALAARNFWVARDSGNPNIAVMCATCYAILKKSAEILNKNDEAREKINELLEDADLGKMAYHKGDIDPHKNIFHAAEILYNQREIFEESSQLDFSQFNIATHHACHYCKVHYEDTIGGVRHPMLIDEIVNSCGVDTVGWYDQKRLTCGAGFRQRFTNNELSLKVTAEKLLSLKENQTDIMLHMCPNCQMQFDRYQPVIEKKLDVKFNIFHLNISQFLALNMGADPYKVVGVQTHTVPLKPLLKKLGIESVESSVESEKMKMDH, encoded by the coding sequence ATGAAGAAAATACCTGATAAAGATATTCTGTTGTTCAAATCATGTTTAGTGAGTGTGGAGTATCCTGGTGTGGAATCATCAACTGCCTTCCTCTTTGATAAGCTGGGAGTAGGATACCATCGTGACCAACGACAGTCCTGCTGCACTGGGCTGGGACACTATTACGATCTTTTCGACCAGCTTTCCACCACTGCCCTGGCTGCCCGTAATTTCTGGGTTGCCCGGGATTCGGGTAATCCCAACATAGCAGTGATGTGTGCCACTTGCTATGCTATCCTGAAGAAATCTGCCGAGATCCTTAATAAAAATGATGAAGCCCGTGAAAAGATCAACGAACTCCTGGAAGATGCGGATCTGGGTAAAATGGCCTATCACAAGGGTGATATCGACCCCCATAAAAACATCTTCCATGCTGCAGAAATTCTTTATAACCAGAGAGAAATATTTGAAGAATCCTCCCAGCTGGATTTTTCGCAGTTTAATATTGCCACTCACCATGCCTGCCACTACTGTAAAGTGCACTATGAAGATACCATTGGTGGAGTCAGACATCCTATGCTCATTGATGAAATTGTTAATTCTTGCGGTGTAGACACTGTGGGTTGGTACGATCAGAAGAGACTCACCTGTGGTGCTGGTTTCCGTCAACGCTTCACCAACAACGAACTTTCCCTCAAGGTAACTGCTGAAAAACTCCTTAGTCTTAAGGAAAACCAAACCGATATAATGCTCCACATGTGCCCCAACTGTCAGATGCAGTTTGACCGTTATCAGCCGGTAATTGAAAAGAAACTGGATGTTAAATTCAACATATTCCACCTGAACATATCCCAGTTCTTAGCATTGAACATGGGGGCAGACCCCTATAAAGTGGTTGGAGTTCAAACACATACTGTCCCGTTGAAACCGCTCCTGAAAAAGCTAGGAATTGAATCAGTTGAAAGTTCAGTTGAAAGTGAAAAAATGAAGATGGACCATTAA
- a CDS encoding sulfurtransferase TusA family protein → MAEQKVDVKGETCPVPLVEARKALRKAAPGDIVEIEGTHPASKKEIPMAVEALGLELVDIQEKNGVWTIKIRK, encoded by the coding sequence ATGGCTGAACAAAAAGTAGATGTTAAGGGTGAGACCTGTCCTGTACCATTAGTTGAAGCTCGTAAGGCACTGCGAAAAGCAGCTCCAGGAGATATAGTGGAAATAGAAGGAACCCACCCTGCCTCAAAGAAAGAAATACCCATGGCTGTAGAAGCTTTAGGTTTAGAATTAGTGGATATCCAGGAAAAAAACGGAGTTTGGACCATCAAAATCCGCAAGTAG
- a CDS encoding DsrE/DsrF/DrsH-like family protein produces the protein MTEKTTIIVHSGDMDKIYSALIVANGALSMGMDASLYFTFWGLERLKKDELDKGPLSKMNMLGLGRKMIKNRMEKANVVSLEKLIQDYKELGGKIIACEMTMEIMGVKKEELRQELIDEYGAVGTYIQEARDSKITLFI, from the coding sequence ATGACAGAAAAAACAACAATCATTGTCCATAGTGGAGATATGGATAAAATATACAGTGCCTTGATAGTGGCTAACGGTGCACTGTCCATGGGTATGGATGCTTCACTGTATTTCACATTCTGGGGGCTAGAACGTCTTAAAAAAGATGAGCTGGACAAGGGACCCCTCTCCAAGATGAACATGCTGGGATTGGGCCGTAAAATGATCAAAAACCGCATGGAAAAAGCCAATGTAGTCTCTCTGGAAAAGCTCATCCAGGACTACAAAGAACTGGGTGGTAAGATCATTGCCTGTGAAATGACCATGGAGATAATGGGAGTTAAAAAAGAAGAGCTCCGCCAGGAACTCATAGATGAATACGGTGCAGTAGGGACCTACATCCAGGAAGCACGGGACTCTAAGATAACACTTTTCATCTAA
- a CDS encoding cysteine desulfurase family protein, with translation MFEKYTYLDNASITRLDERVWEEMKPYFFDIYAIPTSESGYSMGVEAREVLEKSRETIAQKLNAQSSELIFTSGFTESSNIALKGVAMALEKKKGNHIIVSKIEDYSVLNTAQSLEKQGFQVTYLEVDEYGLVDPDILNDQITPETILVSIQQANQEIGTLQDLKSVGEVCNDKGVLFHTDATHTFTRTPLDLEKIPVDLATISAHTIHGPSGIGALYIKRGTSISKWMDGGFQESNRRAGLENIPGAVGFAKAVTLVTTEENHLIQKMRDYLIDRILSEVPKSILNGHPTKRVPQNANITFEYVEGESITLHLDMRGFAVSTGSACFSRSLDPSHVILGIGGDHERAHGSVRFTLGRFTTPEEINAACDSVATVVENLRKISPLGNV, from the coding sequence ATGTTCGAAAAATATACCTATCTGGATAATGCTTCAATCACCCGTTTAGACGAAAGGGTTTGGGAAGAAATGAAACCATACTTTTTTGATATCTATGCCATCCCCACCTCAGAATCAGGTTATTCAATGGGTGTGGAAGCCAGGGAAGTTCTGGAAAAAAGCAGAGAAACTATAGCTCAAAAACTGAACGCCCAGAGTTCAGAACTGATTTTCACTTCAGGTTTCACTGAATCCAGTAACATTGCACTTAAAGGAGTGGCAATGGCCCTGGAAAAGAAAAAGGGGAATCATATTATCGTATCAAAAATCGAGGATTACTCTGTTCTGAACACTGCCCAATCCCTGGAGAAACAGGGTTTTCAGGTGACCTATCTGGAAGTGGATGAATATGGACTGGTTGATCCAGACATTTTAAACGACCAGATCACTCCGGAAACAATATTGGTCTCAATTCAGCAGGCCAATCAGGAAATTGGAACTCTTCAGGATTTAAAGAGTGTCGGTGAGGTCTGTAATGATAAAGGAGTGCTTTTTCATACTGATGCCACCCATACATTCACCAGAACACCCCTGGATCTTGAAAAAATACCAGTAGACCTGGCCACTATCTCTGCCCACACCATTCACGGACCATCGGGTATTGGGGCTCTTTACATAAAAAGGGGAACATCCATTAGTAAATGGATGGATGGTGGTTTTCAGGAGTCAAATCGCAGGGCTGGTCTGGAGAATATTCCGGGGGCAGTTGGTTTTGCCAAGGCCGTGACCCTGGTGACTACTGAAGAAAATCATCTTATTCAAAAGATGCGGGACTATCTTATAGACCGGATTCTTTCTGAAGTGCCAAAATCCATTTTAAATGGCCATCCCACTAAAAGAGTCCCTCAAAACGCTAACATAACATTTGAATATGTAGAGGGAGAATCCATAACTCTCCATCTGGATATGAGAGGCTTTGCAGTGAGTACTGGTTCCGCCTGTTTCAGCCGTTCCCTGGATCCCAGCCATGTTATTCTGGGTATTGGTGGGGATCATGAGCGGGCACACGGTTCTGTACGTTTCACCCTAGGACGTTTCACTACCCCTGAAGAAATAAATGCTGCCTGCGACTCCGTGGCTACAGTGGTGGAAAACCTCAGGAAAATCAGCCCCCTGGGAAATGTGTGA
- a CDS encoding MalY/PatB family protein codes for MNKKRGYKLKYDFDRVINRKNTDSLKWDLQKHIFGKDDLIPMWVADMDLPVAQPIIDSLKKRAEHPFYGYTHAGSRVQDSVVERMTKKFQWEIDPEWVVFTPGVVPALHVAVRSLTHPGDEIIVQEPAYHPFFPVVKNSGCHIASNPLRLVNGRYEMDYCGLEDKFKAQSGRLPGHGLAKAIIFCNPHNPVGRLWKKSEIIKMGEIIIENGGIVISDEIHCEIVFKGRKHTPFASISEEFQDNSMVCMSPSKTFNLAGLEVSSIIIPNKKLRNEFLNTMAGIVPGPNLFGYTALEAAYRDGDEWLEQVLNYLEGNLEFLTSYFKKRIKGIDVIETEGTYLAWLDCRELGMDNQNLRSFFRNNAMVAVEDGYIFGKSGRGFVRMNFALPRSILEEGLGRIEDAVFKLQNG; via the coding sequence ATGAATAAAAAAAGAGGTTATAAACTGAAATACGATTTTGACCGGGTGATCAACCGGAAAAACACTGATTCTTTGAAATGGGACCTTCAAAAACATATATTTGGTAAAGATGATCTCATCCCCATGTGGGTGGCTGATATGGATCTTCCTGTGGCCCAACCAATTATTGATTCTCTTAAAAAACGTGCAGAACATCCATTTTACGGTTACACCCATGCGGGATCCAGGGTCCAGGATTCAGTTGTGGAGCGAATGACGAAGAAGTTCCAGTGGGAGATCGATCCGGAATGGGTGGTCTTTACCCCTGGTGTGGTACCGGCACTACATGTTGCTGTCCGTTCTCTCACTCACCCTGGAGATGAGATTATAGTTCAGGAACCAGCTTATCATCCCTTTTTTCCAGTGGTTAAAAATAGTGGCTGCCACATAGCAAGCAATCCCCTTAGATTGGTTAATGGTCGTTATGAAATGGATTATTGTGGCCTGGAAGACAAATTCAAAGCCCAATCCGGGCGATTACCCGGTCATGGCCTGGCCAAGGCCATCATATTCTGCAATCCTCATAACCCAGTGGGACGACTCTGGAAAAAAAGTGAGATAATTAAAATGGGAGAAATAATCATTGAAAACGGGGGTATCGTGATATCTGATGAAATACACTGTGAAATAGTGTTTAAAGGTCGAAAACACACCCCTTTTGCGTCTATATCCGAAGAATTTCAGGATAACTCCATGGTATGCATGTCCCCTAGTAAAACTTTTAATCTGGCTGGCCTGGAGGTTTCATCCATTATTATTCCCAATAAAAAACTCAGGAATGAATTTTTAAACACAATGGCAGGCATAGTGCCGGGCCCTAACCTGTTTGGTTACACTGCCCTGGAAGCCGCATACCGTGACGGAGATGAGTGGTTGGAACAGGTACTGAACTACCTGGAGGGAAATCTTGAATTTTTAACCAGTTACTTCAAAAAGAGGATTAAGGGGATAGATGTAATTGAAACAGAAGGGACCTATCTGGCCTGGCTTGATTGTCGAGAACTGGGTATGGATAATCAGAACCTCCGGAGTTTTTTTAGAAATAATGCAATGGTGGCTGTTGAAGATGGTTACATCTTTGGAAAATCAGGTAGAGGTTTTGTAAGGATGAATTTTGCACTTCCCCGGTCTATTCTTGAGGAGGGTTTGGGAAGAATTGAAGATGCTGTGTTCAAGCTGCAAAATGGTTAA